A genomic window from Variovorax paradoxus includes:
- a CDS encoding ABC transporter substrate binding protein — translation MNSFLSPFPGRLRRAVLAVGFVWAGTASFAAPASASSLTVLMGDDAAASSEFVQQLRADQEPGGKFELVRLTPAGTDPQPPTEATDTERAANAGVRTRSLRTASDAPLTMAVGPAAARAAVERPGQEPLVLAMLSRLEYETLKASSPALRRGDRRVGVLLRDPAMADQLALITAVLPQKHRIGVVATPESEPLVRELQRAAQGANPPWDLRVEYAPDAKSLANALRQVVPLSDALMVLPDLIGDSQAATLSVLRAGASAGLPVFGASEGLVRSGGLAAAVSTPSQLAQQARLLGQKVASAGTGSSNSNAPLVEAATPATVRVNATVARGLGLRMPEERELTDRLAAPR, via the coding sequence GTGAATTCCTTTCTCTCGCCCTTCCCCGGAAGGTTGCGCCGCGCCGTGCTGGCCGTGGGCTTCGTGTGGGCCGGTACCGCCTCGTTCGCTGCTCCGGCCTCGGCCTCCAGCCTCACGGTGCTGATGGGCGACGATGCCGCGGCGTCTTCCGAGTTCGTGCAGCAGCTGCGCGCGGACCAGGAGCCCGGCGGCAAGTTCGAGCTGGTGCGGCTCACGCCGGCTGGCACCGATCCGCAACCGCCCACGGAGGCAACAGACACCGAGCGCGCCGCGAACGCCGGCGTGCGCACGCGCAGCCTGCGCACCGCCTCCGATGCGCCCCTCACCATGGCCGTGGGCCCTGCCGCCGCGCGCGCCGCCGTCGAGCGGCCGGGCCAGGAGCCGCTGGTGCTGGCGATGCTGAGCCGGCTCGAATACGAAACCCTGAAGGCCAGCAGCCCCGCCCTGCGACGCGGCGACCGGCGCGTGGGCGTGCTGCTGCGCGACCCGGCCATGGCCGACCAGCTTGCGCTGATCACCGCCGTGCTGCCGCAAAAGCACCGCATCGGCGTGGTCGCCACGCCCGAGTCGGAGCCGCTGGTGCGCGAGCTGCAACGCGCGGCGCAGGGCGCAAACCCGCCCTGGGACCTGCGCGTGGAATACGCGCCCGACGCCAAGTCGCTGGCCAACGCCCTGCGCCAGGTGGTGCCGCTGAGCGACGCGCTGATGGTGCTGCCCGACCTGATCGGCGACAGCCAGGCGGCCACGCTCTCGGTGCTGCGCGCCGGCGCGAGCGCGGGCCTGCCGGTGTTCGGCGCAAGCGAAGGACTGGTGCGCTCGGGCGGCCTGGCCGCGGCGGTATCGACGCCGTCGCAACTCGCGCAGCAGGCCCGGCTGCTCGGCCAGAAAGTGGCGAGCGCGGGCACGGGCAGCAGCAACAGCAATGCGCCGCTGGTGGAAGCGGCAACGCCCGCCACCGTGCGCGTCAACGCCACCGTGGCACGCGGACTCGGCCTGCGCATGCCGGAGGAACGGGAACTGACCGACCGGCTCGCAGCCCCGCGATGA
- a CDS encoding cysteine hydrolase family protein translates to MSNTTTPRRALVVIDVQNEYFEGGGLPIEFPPIEGTLPNVTKAMDAARAAGTPVVVVRHHAPKGAPVFQADTHNGQLHPEIAKRPHDHLITKSFPSVFTGTDFADWLARHEIDTLSVAGYMTQNCDASTVFEAMHRGLNVEFLADASGALPYENAAGKVTAEEIHRVFSVVFHSNFAAVTSTDAWISAMREGQVIPKDNVVMSNRRARGVA, encoded by the coding sequence ATGAGCAACACCACAACCCCACGCCGCGCCCTCGTCGTGATCGACGTGCAGAACGAATACTTCGAAGGCGGCGGCCTGCCGATCGAGTTCCCGCCCATCGAAGGCACGCTGCCCAACGTGACGAAGGCCATGGACGCCGCCCGCGCCGCCGGCACGCCCGTTGTCGTGGTGCGTCACCATGCCCCCAAGGGCGCGCCAGTGTTCCAGGCCGACACGCACAACGGCCAGCTGCACCCCGAGATCGCAAAGCGCCCGCACGACCATCTCATCACCAAGAGCTTTCCGAGCGTGTTCACCGGCACCGACTTCGCCGACTGGCTCGCGCGCCACGAGATCGACACGCTGAGCGTGGCCGGCTACATGACGCAGAACTGCGACGCTTCCACCGTGTTCGAGGCCATGCACCGTGGGCTGAACGTGGAGTTTCTGGCCGACGCCAGCGGCGCGCTGCCGTACGAGAACGCGGCGGGCAAGGTCACGGCGGAAGAAATCCATCGCGTCTTCAGCGTTGTCTTCCACAGCAACTTCGCGGCCGTGACTTCGACCGACGCGTGGATCTCGGCGATGCGCGAGGGCCAGGTCATCCCGAAGGACAACGTCGTGATGTCCAACCGCCGAGCACGCGGCGTCGCCTGA
- a CDS encoding two-partner secretion domain-containing protein translates to MKQRNRIPQQRRLQLRPVALSLLCAGLAPAMAQVLPAVSTLPGAIVGNVTMTRNGNVLNINQPFQRGIVNWQTFSIGAANTVDIAQPSTRAVLLNRVVGDGGTIQASRIDGTLKTSLIGSPNLPGGSVFLINPSGIVFGKGSSVNVGGLVASTLDIANNNFMPAGSENKAFDKSEQLVFVGPSGSIAQVRVEGGASITASQGGTVALVGGSVRNDGEINVARGSVGLVSASKLTMNLDFDGDGLTTFKVPLDGQTTFKLADLQATDTIGDKNSPTTAQLMNTSNITANGGRVVLMAAAADVDARQLVVSQTGVIRALSLSTRNGEIVLDGGQSPARSNEMLLGGTLDVTGTEAGVAGGSITASADYVRLSALTADAGGSKGGQIQVTGNSAVSMSPDSVLRANATGANGQGGTVDLSADYTHVSGQLQARGAGSGAGGTITTTARQVEVTELAQIDAAGGASGANGTWVVESKGTLNVDNTVPPYDPSDYAQNTADTRISTAAIGNALGRSTDVTLRTGSNDGESHDVVFQDNASIVKSQGRDARLTVDSLRDIQMSSGSSIRSESGALHVDFNANSAGGTDGGVIELNNASIATNGGNIRFYGQSDAANGYAVGGIAPTDGGPNIGRAGISLFDSTLNTCAMASGACGGSGAITLRGQGTSSSAGDPSYYVSSDGVQVSGSSLTTGAGNIAITGAGGIGAGGVLLDGTESNDTVLRTGTGDVNITGSSRNWTATDPVAVYGSTVDFVDSSFPDVTTGNIGGISMRGAIIDAGGRVAIDGTGSDMQGLTANSAFLTSASAANGGAGMSYGAGNGVSILGGSITAGKGRDVSISGTAGGKGFDVANGAATVGNDASAVVLGMEAGGTVRAEGGRIAIDGRGGDVRVGRVNLRDLESGITILPVLDVSSSTGAGGTVSLSGRNVLVTDAFDNVTTIDAGGAGQAGTIDVRATSTIAISDQASLRADAKSATGNGGTVNVIAGDTLRGYGSLSARGGSAGGNGGNIETSAPHFDLTGVRVDASAPVGTAGTWTIDPYNVIIAHGTASGSLTGDPFAPMANSTVQDGDINAALDKGTSVTITTGTGGVATDGNISFDTLAAIQRTTGGAPLTFQLDAAHNISGSGNSNTIQSADGALNVVFNAGVGGQGGTISFNGTINTNGGNVTMNADAGANSNSALSLNGTKIDTRTIAGGDGGPSGFVQLSGRRTLPTTVFSTVPTVDLTGVTIQSSTGDVSITGVGQHGDGVRIQNGTAASQILTTSGDIDIVGIGASYNYSLSPLSVQSVEITGATVVRSVDGNIGIRGLVTPGPLDAPSGGVLLAGTALVTTLGVGNIDIAGESQANGTGVTIAAGAQVNGNNNVVLRASNSGTVDALVVGGNVRAGNVLNLRPGGVDAAGNAVDRTANPITLGGTAATGFAVSADEFTRLDAPTIVAGSNAHAADINVVGPLSVPNALTLQNGDGGNIQLGGALTASKIGLISGGNITQTAAAPITAGTLLARSTGGSVLLDQAANNVSADTVGGGAAGAFRYVDVDTVKLGSVSVAGYDAAGNAPQVVSATSMAADTVFVRTLSGDLLLGANVSSTSGTDLVAASRFQNTGGYTIAGAPWRVWADTWVGETRGGLAGSGLYPNLYHCAYSGLCAVSIPAGANHFIYAQQPVATVIIANASRPFGYPNPLFSYGIGGLILGDTGAGFAGFLFSPALQASPQGAYPINGTFTSAEGYAVNVVPGTLFVGGLPNLPRPDVLRDLPATWVYDRNIGPPPICFATGPLEGDRATQGSDVLAREWSRVRSRPNLSSCVDTEKRNGCADF, encoded by the coding sequence ATGAAGCAACGCAATCGAATTCCACAACAGCGGCGGCTTCAACTGCGGCCCGTTGCGCTGTCGCTCCTGTGCGCGGGCCTCGCGCCGGCGATGGCGCAGGTACTGCCCGCCGTTTCGACGCTCCCTGGCGCCATCGTCGGCAACGTCACGATGACGCGGAACGGCAACGTGCTGAACATCAATCAGCCGTTCCAGCGCGGCATCGTCAACTGGCAGACCTTCTCCATCGGTGCGGCCAACACGGTCGACATCGCACAACCCAGCACGCGTGCGGTGCTGCTCAATCGCGTGGTGGGTGACGGCGGCACCATCCAGGCATCGCGCATCGACGGCACGCTCAAGACCTCGCTGATCGGAAGTCCGAACCTGCCGGGCGGCAGCGTGTTCCTCATCAACCCGAGCGGCATCGTGTTCGGCAAGGGCTCGTCGGTCAACGTGGGCGGGCTGGTTGCGTCCACGCTGGACATCGCCAACAACAACTTCATGCCCGCGGGCTCGGAGAACAAGGCCTTCGACAAGAGCGAGCAGCTTGTCTTCGTCGGCCCCTCGGGCAGCATTGCGCAGGTGAGGGTGGAGGGCGGCGCGTCGATCACCGCATCGCAGGGCGGCACCGTGGCGCTGGTCGGCGGCTCGGTGCGCAACGACGGCGAGATCAACGTCGCGCGCGGCTCGGTGGGCCTGGTGTCGGCCAGCAAGCTCACGATGAACCTCGACTTCGACGGCGACGGGCTCACGACCTTCAAGGTGCCGCTGGACGGGCAAACCACCTTCAAGCTCGCGGACCTGCAGGCCACCGACACGATCGGGGACAAGAACAGTCCCACCACCGCGCAGCTCATGAACACCAGCAACATCACGGCCAATGGCGGTCGCGTGGTGTTGATGGCGGCCGCGGCGGATGTCGATGCACGCCAGCTCGTGGTGAGCCAGACCGGCGTGATCCGGGCGCTCTCGCTGTCCACGCGCAACGGCGAGATCGTGCTCGACGGTGGCCAGTCGCCGGCGCGCTCGAACGAGATGCTGCTCGGCGGCACCCTCGATGTGACGGGTACCGAAGCGGGCGTGGCCGGCGGCTCGATCACCGCGAGCGCGGACTACGTGCGCCTGTCCGCCCTGACCGCGGATGCAGGCGGCAGCAAGGGCGGGCAGATCCAGGTAACGGGCAACAGCGCAGTGAGCATGTCGCCCGATTCGGTGCTTCGCGCGAACGCCACCGGTGCCAACGGACAAGGCGGCACAGTGGACCTGAGCGCCGACTACACGCACGTCTCCGGCCAGCTCCAGGCGCGCGGCGCGGGCAGCGGCGCGGGCGGCACCATCACCACCACGGCGCGGCAGGTCGAGGTGACCGAGCTGGCGCAGATCGACGCGGCGGGCGGCGCGAGCGGCGCCAATGGGACCTGGGTGGTCGAGTCGAAGGGCACGCTCAATGTAGACAACACCGTGCCGCCCTACGACCCGTCGGACTACGCGCAGAACACGGCCGACACGCGCATCAGCACGGCAGCCATCGGCAACGCGCTGGGCCGCTCGACCGACGTGACGCTGCGCACCGGCTCCAACGATGGCGAGTCGCACGACGTGGTGTTCCAGGACAACGCGAGCATCGTCAAGTCGCAGGGGCGCGATGCGCGCCTCACGGTCGATTCGCTGCGCGACATCCAGATGTCCAGCGGCTCGTCGATCCGCTCGGAGAGCGGCGCGCTGCACGTGGACTTCAACGCCAACTCGGCCGGCGGCACCGACGGCGGCGTGATCGAACTCAACAACGCGAGCATCGCCACCAACGGCGGCAACATCCGCTTCTACGGGCAGAGCGACGCGGCCAACGGCTACGCGGTCGGCGGCATTGCGCCCACCGATGGCGGGCCGAATATCGGCCGCGCGGGCATCTCGCTCTTCGACAGCACGCTGAACACCTGCGCGATGGCCTCGGGCGCCTGCGGCGGCAGCGGCGCGATCACGCTGCGCGGGCAGGGCACCAGCAGCTCGGCGGGCGATCCGAGCTACTACGTGAGCTCCGATGGCGTGCAAGTCTCGGGCAGCAGCCTGACCACCGGCGCGGGCAACATCGCGATCACCGGCGCAGGCGGCATCGGCGCGGGTGGTGTGCTGCTGGACGGCACCGAGAGCAACGACACGGTGCTGCGCACCGGCACCGGCGACGTGAACATCACCGGCAGCTCGCGCAACTGGACGGCCACGGACCCCGTCGCGGTGTACGGCAGCACCGTGGACTTCGTCGACAGCTCCTTCCCCGACGTGACCACGGGCAACATCGGCGGCATCTCGATGCGCGGCGCGATCATCGATGCCGGCGGGCGCGTGGCCATCGACGGCACCGGCAGCGACATGCAGGGCCTGACGGCGAACAGCGCCTTCCTGACCTCGGCATCGGCCGCCAACGGCGGCGCCGGCATGAGCTACGGCGCGGGCAACGGCGTTTCCATCCTCGGGGGCAGCATCACGGCCGGCAAGGGGCGCGACGTGTCGATCTCGGGCACGGCGGGCGGCAAGGGCTTCGACGTGGCGAACGGCGCCGCGACCGTCGGCAACGACGCATCGGCGGTGGTGCTCGGAATGGAAGCCGGCGGCACCGTGCGCGCCGAGGGCGGACGCATCGCGATCGACGGCCGCGGCGGCGACGTGCGCGTGGGGCGCGTGAACCTGCGCGACCTGGAGTCGGGCATCACCATCCTGCCGGTGCTCGACGTATCGAGCAGCACCGGCGCGGGCGGCACCGTCAGCCTCAGCGGGCGCAACGTGCTGGTGACCGACGCGTTCGACAACGTGACCACCATCGACGCCGGCGGCGCGGGCCAGGCCGGCACCATCGACGTGCGCGCCACCAGCACCATCGCCATCAGCGACCAGGCCAGCCTGCGCGCCGACGCGAAGTCGGCCACGGGCAACGGCGGCACGGTGAACGTGATCGCGGGCGACACGCTGCGCGGCTACGGCAGCCTGTCGGCGCGCGGCGGCAGTGCCGGCGGCAACGGCGGCAACATCGAGACCTCGGCGCCGCACTTCGACCTGACCGGTGTGCGCGTGGACGCCTCGGCGCCTGTAGGCACGGCCGGCACGTGGACTATCGACCCCTACAACGTCATCATCGCCCATGGCACGGCCAGCGGCAGCCTGACGGGCGATCCCTTCGCGCCGATGGCGAATTCGACGGTGCAGGACGGCGACATCAACGCCGCGCTCGACAAGGGCACCAGCGTGACCATCACCACCGGTACCGGCGGTGTGGCGACCGACGGCAACATCAGCTTCGACACGCTGGCGGCGATCCAGCGCACGACCGGCGGTGCGCCCCTGACCTTCCAGCTCGACGCCGCGCACAACATCAGCGGATCGGGCAACAGCAACACCATCCAGTCGGCTGACGGCGCACTCAACGTGGTGTTCAACGCGGGCGTGGGCGGGCAGGGTGGAACGATCAGCTTCAACGGCACGATCAATACCAACGGCGGCAATGTGACGATGAACGCCGATGCCGGTGCGAACAGCAACTCGGCGCTGTCGCTCAACGGAACGAAGATCGACACGCGCACCATCGCGGGCGGCGACGGCGGGCCGAGCGGTTTCGTGCAACTGAGCGGCAGGCGTACCCTGCCGACCACCGTCTTCAGCACGGTGCCCACGGTCGACCTCACGGGCGTCACCATCCAGAGCAGCACCGGCGATGTCTCGATCACCGGCGTCGGTCAGCATGGCGATGGCGTGCGCATTCAGAACGGCACGGCGGCAAGCCAGATACTGACCACCAGCGGCGACATCGACATCGTGGGTATCGGCGCCAGCTACAACTACAGTCTTTCTCCGTTGTCCGTGCAAAGCGTCGAGATCACCGGCGCGACGGTGGTCCGCAGCGTAGACGGCAACATCGGCATTCGCGGCCTTGTGACGCCTGGTCCGCTGGATGCGCCTTCGGGCGGCGTGCTGCTGGCTGGTACAGCGCTGGTCACTACGCTCGGCGTGGGCAACATCGACATCGCGGGCGAGTCGCAGGCCAACGGCACTGGTGTCACCATCGCCGCAGGCGCGCAGGTGAACGGCAACAACAACGTGGTGCTGCGAGCCAGCAACAGCGGCACCGTCGATGCCCTGGTCGTGGGCGGAAACGTGCGCGCGGGCAATGTGCTCAACCTGCGCCCCGGAGGCGTGGACGCGGCAGGCAACGCGGTCGATCGCACGGCCAACCCGATCACGCTCGGCGGCACGGCGGCCACCGGCTTTGCGGTGTCGGCCGACGAGTTCACGCGGCTCGACGCGCCCACCATCGTCGCCGGAAGCAACGCGCACGCGGCAGACATCAACGTCGTCGGGCCGCTGAGCGTGCCCAACGCGCTGACGCTGCAGAACGGCGATGGCGGCAACATCCAGCTCGGCGGCGCGCTCACGGCGTCGAAGATCGGGCTGATCTCGGGCGGCAACATCACGCAGACAGCCGCCGCGCCGATCACCGCCGGCACGCTGCTGGCGCGCTCCACCGGCGGCAGCGTGCTGCTCGACCAGGCGGCGAACAACGTCAGCGCCGACACCGTGGGCGGCGGCGCGGCCGGCGCCTTCCGGTATGTCGATGTCGACACGGTGAAGCTGGGCTCGGTGAGCGTCGCCGGCTACGACGCCGCCGGCAATGCGCCGCAGGTCGTGTCGGCCACCTCGATGGCGGCCGACACCGTGTTCGTGCGCACGCTCAGCGGCGACCTGCTGCTGGGCGCCAACGTGAGCAGCACGAGCGGCACCGATCTCGTGGCGGCCTCGCGCTTCCAGAACACCGGCGGCTACACCATCGCCGGCGCGCCGTGGCGCGTGTGGGCCGACACCTGGGTGGGCGAGACGCGCGGCGGCCTGGCGGGCTCGGGGCTGTACCCCAACCTGTACCACTGCGCGTACTCGGGCCTGTGCGCGGTGAGCATTCCCGCGGGCGCCAACCACTTCATCTACGCGCAGCAGCCGGTGGCGACGGTGATCATCGCCAACGCGAGCCGGCCCTTCGGCTATCCGAACCCGCTGTTCAGCTACGGCATCGGCGGGCTCATCCTGGGCGACACGGGTGCGGGCTTCGCCGGCTTCCTGTTCTCGCCGGCGCTGCAGGCCAGCCCGCAGGGCGCGTACCCGATCAACGGAACCTTCACCTCGGCCGAGGGCTATGCGGTCAACGTGGTGCCGGGCACCCTGTTCGTCGGCGGGCTGCCCAACCTGCCGCGCCCCGACGTGTTGCGCGACCTGCCCGCCACCTGGGTGTACGACCGCAACATCGGCCCGCCGCCGATCTGCTTCGCCACCGGGCCGCTGGAAGGCGACCGCGCAACGCAGGGCAGCGACGTGCTGGCGCGCGAATGGTCGCGCGTGCGCTCGCGGCCCAACCTGTCGAGTTGCGTGGACACCGAAAAGCGCAACGGCTGCGCAGACTTCTGA
- a CDS encoding ATP-binding response regulator, translated as MPTPTPPPPQSPHTLVVRGNLQRDLFRLGVVPCAAVALALTGWFTHNRLQTLEAAFDAEGQAVARQVAAMSDLSLYAGDLPALQNVANAALRGGQVTRVEISNSAGVYVTAGPKTPPLAQLRIFTSPVTLREASRASAFAPAGSTAAGDTPIGLVQTFRDTTAYTRERSRSLFAGIGIALVALVAAWASVRHMARTVARPLRRVSRTVAALESGHFEVRCDVVEGGTRGTHELAVLAHDIDRLAERLQRNRQVSEERVREATAVALQRMAEAEQAALSRARFLAAASHDLRQPLHAMGLFIDGLLPGASPTQRPAVLRLQESTEFMGVLLDDLLEISRLDAQVLTPAIAKVPLAALFDQLDAQHAATAVEARVRLRWSDRGLAVRTDAAMLRRIVGNLVSNALRHAPEGGTVLVAARRSPAGVRIEVRDNGVGIAPIHQGRIFEEFYQVANTERDRRRGFGLGLAICARIAALLGTRITVRSALQAGSTFSFTLPEARLADITPPEPPPLAVAPLAGLRCLVVDDDPAILDGSRALLEQWGCQVECVTSGSEAIARLGTGDIHYDAVLCDLQLAGEGDGVDVIDAAKRLQPDALAVLVSGATGPEVLQRLRHGGVMLLTKPVAPAKLRALLTTRRHVHIA; from the coding sequence ATGCCCACGCCGACACCACCGCCCCCCCAGTCTCCCCACACGCTGGTCGTGCGCGGCAACCTGCAGCGCGATTTGTTCCGCCTCGGCGTGGTGCCGTGTGCGGCGGTGGCGCTGGCGCTCACCGGCTGGTTCACGCACAACCGGCTGCAGACCCTCGAAGCCGCATTCGACGCCGAAGGCCAGGCCGTGGCGCGGCAGGTGGCGGCCATGTCCGATCTGAGCCTCTACGCCGGCGACCTGCCTGCACTGCAGAACGTGGCCAATGCCGCACTGCGCGGCGGCCAGGTGACGCGCGTGGAGATCAGCAACAGCGCGGGCGTGTACGTCACGGCCGGGCCCAAGACACCGCCGCTGGCGCAGTTGCGCATATTCACCTCGCCGGTCACGCTGCGCGAGGCCTCGCGCGCGAGCGCCTTCGCACCCGCCGGCTCCACCGCTGCGGGCGACACGCCCATCGGCCTGGTGCAGACCTTCCGCGACACCACCGCCTACACGCGCGAGCGCAGCCGCTCGCTCTTCGCGGGCATCGGCATTGCGCTGGTGGCGCTGGTGGCGGCCTGGGCCTCGGTGCGCCACATGGCGCGCACGGTGGCGCGGCCGCTGCGGCGCGTGTCGCGCACGGTGGCGGCGCTGGAGTCGGGCCATTTCGAGGTGCGCTGCGACGTGGTCGAGGGCGGCACGCGCGGTACGCACGAACTCGCGGTGCTCGCGCACGACATCGACCGCCTCGCCGAGCGACTGCAGCGCAACCGACAGGTCAGCGAGGAGCGCGTGCGCGAGGCCACCGCCGTCGCATTGCAGCGCATGGCCGAGGCCGAGCAGGCAGCACTGTCGCGCGCGCGATTTCTGGCGGCCGCGAGCCACGACCTGCGCCAGCCTCTGCATGCCATGGGCCTGTTCATCGACGGCCTGCTGCCGGGCGCCTCGCCCACGCAGCGCCCGGCCGTGCTGCGGCTGCAGGAGAGCACCGAGTTCATGGGCGTGCTGCTCGACGACCTGCTCGAGATCTCGCGGCTCGATGCGCAGGTGCTGACGCCGGCGATTGCCAAGGTGCCCCTCGCCGCGCTGTTCGACCAGCTCGATGCGCAGCACGCCGCCACCGCCGTCGAGGCCCGCGTGCGGCTGCGCTGGAGCGACCGCGGCCTGGCCGTGCGCACCGACGCGGCGATGCTGCGGCGCATCGTCGGCAACCTGGTGAGCAACGCGCTGCGCCATGCGCCCGAGGGCGGCACGGTGCTGGTGGCCGCACGGCGCAGTCCGGCCGGCGTGCGCATCGAGGTGCGCGACAACGGCGTGGGCATCGCGCCAATCCACCAGGGCCGCATCTTCGAAGAGTTCTACCAGGTGGCCAACACCGAGCGCGACCGGCGCCGCGGCTTCGGGCTGGGGCTGGCCATCTGTGCGCGCATTGCCGCGCTGCTGGGAACCCGCATCACCGTGCGATCGGCGCTGCAGGCGGGCAGCACTTTCAGCTTCACGCTGCCCGAGGCGCGCCTGGCGGACATCACGCCACCCGAGCCGCCGCCGCTCGCCGTCGCGCCCCTGGCCGGCCTGCGCTGCCTGGTGGTGGACGATGACCCCGCCATCCTCGACGGCAGCCGCGCGCTGCTGGAGCAATGGGGCTGCCAGGTCGAATGCGTGACCAGCGGCTCCGAGGCCATCGCGCGGCTGGGCACCGGCGACATCCACTACGACGCCGTGCTGTGCGACCTGCAACTGGCGGGCGAAGGCGACGGCGTGGACGTGATCGACGCCGCCAAGCGCCTGCAGCCCGATGCGCTGGCGGTGCTGGTGTCGGGCGCCACCGGGCCGGAGGTGCTGCAGCGGCTGCGCCATGGCGGGGTGATGCTGCTGACCAAGCCGGTTGCGCCGGCGAAGCTGCGGGCGTTGCTCACCACGCGGCGGCACGTGCACATCGCCTGA
- a CDS encoding GlxA family transcriptional regulator → MRNPAIETIAVVAFDGISPFHLSVPCMVFGEDRTETGAPRFRMRVCAPEPGALQTNAGFTLVVPHGLEAIRRAQIVVVPSWRDDGSAAPPELIRALQAAHRRGATVVGLCLGAFVLAEAGLLDGRPATTHWKLAPAFAKQYPKVQLQPEVLYVDDGSVLTSAGTAAGIDCCLHLLRVRYGAETANRAARRMVVAPHRQGGQAQYIEQPVPATAERDRLAPLLEWLGGHLDTPHELDDLARRALMSRRNFTRRFRESTGTTVGQWVQNQRLALAQRLLETTDHPVERVATGAGFGSAVSLRKHFMSAFKVSPTVYRRQFSRA, encoded by the coding sequence ATGCGCAATCCGGCCATCGAAACCATCGCCGTCGTCGCCTTCGACGGCATCAGCCCCTTCCACCTGTCCGTGCCCTGCATGGTCTTCGGTGAAGACCGCACGGAGACCGGCGCGCCGCGCTTTCGCATGCGGGTGTGCGCGCCGGAGCCCGGAGCGCTGCAGACCAACGCGGGCTTCACGCTCGTGGTGCCGCACGGGCTCGAGGCGATACGCCGGGCGCAGATCGTGGTGGTGCCTTCATGGCGCGACGACGGCAGCGCGGCGCCGCCCGAGCTGATCCGCGCGCTGCAGGCCGCGCACCGGCGCGGCGCCACCGTGGTCGGCCTGTGCCTTGGCGCATTCGTGCTGGCCGAGGCGGGGCTGCTCGACGGCCGGCCCGCCACCACGCACTGGAAGCTGGCCCCCGCTTTCGCCAAGCAATATCCGAAGGTGCAGCTGCAGCCCGAGGTGCTGTACGTGGACGACGGCAGCGTGCTCACCTCCGCCGGCACGGCCGCGGGCATCGACTGCTGCCTGCACCTGCTGCGCGTGCGCTACGGCGCCGAGACGGCCAACCGCGCCGCGCGGCGCATGGTGGTCGCGCCGCACCGGCAGGGCGGGCAGGCGCAGTACATCGAGCAGCCCGTGCCTGCAACAGCCGAGCGCGACCGCCTCGCGCCGCTGCTGGAGTGGCTGGGCGGGCACCTCGACACGCCGCACGAACTCGACGACCTGGCGCGGCGCGCGCTGATGAGCCGGCGCAACTTCACGCGGCGCTTTCGCGAATCCACCGGTACCACCGTCGGCCAATGGGTGCAGAACCAGCGCCTTGCGCTGGCGCAGCGGCTGCTGGAAACCACCGATCACCCAGTCGAGCGCGTGGCGACCGGTGCCGGCTTCGGCTCGGCGGTGTCGTTGCGCAAGCATTTCATGTCGGCGTTCAAGGTGTCGCCGACGGTGTATCGCCGGCAGTTCTCGCGGGCGTAG